TAGAATTATGAACCTCAGCTGTGGAATAAATTTCATGCTACTTGTTTTGGCCAACAATATTTAAGGCCCGAGTATCTATTCTGAATTTCTCTTGTGGCTAAAACAGACAGAAAGTTATTTCATTTGGTATATTAAAGACATACCTGGACTTCACACACAATATTCGTTGGATATCAAATGCCAGCCCACAGAGCTTACGGGATGGGGAAAAAATGATGGACATGTTGCTGGGGGAGGCAATGGACCAGCCCAGGCTGCCATAAATCATCTTTTAATTGAGTTTCATTTCTCCCCCCACcctccaaccaaaaaaaaaaaaaaaaaacgttttGGGAGGGAAACTATAATTTCCTGATCTTTGAATATTTACTCATCAACTGAGCTTTAAGGAGAGATTTTACCGAATAAGATGGAACAGGCACTCAGAAACATATCACATCCACATATGGCTTAATGCAGACTAGCACATCATCTAGGGATTGAACCAATGATTGGCAGATGTGGTTGTTCCTTGTTTGTTTTATTGCCTTCTCTATTGTCCTATTTTTCTTCTCACCCCTTTCCtgaatttttgtttttctttcttcttctgcttcttctctTGTAATTTTCTTACCTTCCTCAATAAATTTGTTAGGTAATACACTCCTTTAACCCTCAAAGGATCAGTTAGACTCGCAATTAAGGACTATTACTCCATCTAAACCACCAATCATGGGCTGGGGCTTAAACAAGAGACATGAACCAATTAATAAGGATATCAATAGGCTGGTCTTATTAGTTTTATCCTACAGGGAAATTTAACGCCCCATCCCCTTGTTTAACCACCACTAGCCGGATGCATGCAAAATTTTCGACAGGTTTTGCTCAAACCAAGAAAAAAAATCGGAAGATGCGAGAAGAGTAATGAAGTGTTACCTAAAGGAGAGATGGGGCAACTCGAATGGAGGAAGCGATCGAGAGATGAGAAGAAAGCGTCCGGAAGCGAGAGAAGATCTCCCCGGAGGCGTGCCCTAACCGGAGCAATTCGTCGAACGCTTGGTGGGTTTCTTCCGAGCGCCCTCGTCCGCTGTCGTCTCCACCTCCTGGCCGGTAGCGGCTGGCGGCGTCGAGATCGGGCGAGATCCGGTCGAGATCTCCCCGGAGGGGGGTGGGGGCCGGGAAGGGGGCTTGGGAGAGGAGCGGGGTtgggggagggggagaggggCATGGGTTATTAGATGGACCAGGTCTAGTGGACCAGTCCAAGTACCGGGGCACGTGTACGGTGGACAATACGATGAGTTCTCACTCCTGTTTGGATCTGGTCCACTAGACCTGAACTGGTCCATCTAATAATTTCGGGAGAGACGAATAAAATCGAGCAGCAGCGCTAATATTTAAGAAGGGCGTGCTTGTCCCCAACCTGACTATCTTATTGGCCTCCGCCTGTTGCACGTCAGCAACACATCAAGCTTGTGCATGAAAATGTTGATCATTCCACTTTAGAGTTCATTATGATGCAACTTATGGGTAACTTGAGAAttgaatttttatatatatatataatactcaTTTCCATGAAGATGTCTTGAAAGGTATCGAATTcagtatttaaaatatataaattactttttttttttaatgtggatGATGTTATTATTTGGCCAAGAGGCTCTTTTCTTTATCCTAAGGCAATTAGCCTTGTGCTGGAAATTTATCAAGATGTTGCCAATTGCAAGGTTAGGAGTGTTGTCTTGGTGCTAAATTGATGTGGCTCTAGTTTCACTTCTCATCAAGTACCAACAAAATATACTAGCAATTGAACATCCTTAAATTAACCAAACCAGCattaaaaattgaaaatattcatataataattttaattatatattttttttaaatatttgagatATATTAGACTTCCATTGAAGAAAGAATTCTACAATTACTTgacttttgaaaataataaaaaaaatagatgagatTTATTGCATTAATGGGATAATCATGACTGAATTATTTTCATGTTTCATAGAATTTAGATTTTAATAGAAGCAGTCTCAAATCTAAAATCTTTTGTAAGCACTTACATTTGCAAGTGCATTATAAAGTCAAGTGCAAATATCTAAATTTGTTCTAActtgtaaataattattttttttattctttctatcATCAAGTTATAGAATAGATTTTCATTTCAGGAGTTTAGAGATTAAAGGGTATATATTAGACCTTGTAATTAATCAAGACTATTTCGAGCCAACTTTAAAAACCTCAAATGTAAACCAAACTTAAATTTTCTATGGGtttatctttcaattcatatttgACCCATTTGTTCAAGGACTAGGAAAAAATTGAGACAAGCTTGAGTTAAGTGCAAGGTCTGCAGCTTAGAGCGAGAACTCCACTGTTGGCCATGTTTCTACGAGTACATGtggatttgattgatataaaaatcaaattaaactgATATCATTGGGTAAAATAGGTTTGCATTTTAAAGAGAATTAAGTTGGTTCTAATTCCAACCTTAAAATTGAGTCGAATAGGCTGAACCAACCTTATCTAATCCATATGATATTCTATACCATTTATAGATAGTAAATTTTcactaatatatatgatatacttATATGGTACACAGTTATGCAATAGTATATTTAATTACTCTCTTTTCTCCTATCTTTACTGTATAACTTTGTCAGTGCTCTTTTgactttttaatatttttaaaataaatttataattctctCGTAAAGATGACGGAACCAATCTGATACAATGGATATACATCCTATTCAAATCTGagcaaattcaaaaaataaaatttgatcgaatttaaattcgaatttagataaaattcaaaaattatagtacGGATATGAGTAGGGTATGGATAGTGCTGTTTTTTATTCGAATCTAAATCCGATCCGAATCTATGGATATAGATAATATTCAAACTTAtatctgaatatatatatatttataattttattttgattgataatatgtataaaattattttcattatttataTATCCTATGttaaattgtaattctattttaatatttgatttctataaatcaggacttataaattatgttttatgtTGAATTGAGAATTTTgtattgattgataatatgcataaaattattttgattgtttatttttttgaatatgggATAGGCATGGTGCGGATATGGATTGTATATGGAAAAATGGATTACCCGTGGATATCTCCGAATCCATTGGATATGaaaatgggtatctcttttcttatccgatcggaTATCGAATAAGATTTGgatataggatattaagttcggatttgaaGATGGATAGTAGAATATCCGATTCAAATCCTATCTACTGTCATCCATGTTCCCTcgatagatatgaaaattattgtCATTTTCTCGTTTGTAATATAAATCAatgctttatttatttttaaaaaaattagataacgTTAGAACCAATCCAAATGAGTCCAACATTGATTGAGTGCGGTTGGGTTGGTCCAAACATTGACCGGTTCAGTTCTGGTTCAAAACTCTATAACTACCTGGGATTGGGTCGGGTTCCGGTTCAGAGCTCATTGGTTTGGGCCAGCTTTGGGTTGGCTCTGGTGCGAGAAATGATGGCCTGGACCACGCTCAGGTAGACCACTAAAATCCCACGGTGCATAACACGCCACCAGTAACCCTTGTGTATCACGAATTCCGGATTGCGCGTTCTCCACCGTCCACGTGCTCCGAGATTAGCGCTGGGCCACCGAGGCGTGAtccaggcaataatttctcctcTGGAGCACAAATCTTTGCCCACTTAGCCCCAACCCCTGGACCGCTCCTAATCCCGCTGCCATCCCTCTCGTCTCTTCGCCTTCCCGGGCTGCAGCGGACAGTGGAACCGGCGACGGTGAAAGGCGCCGGAGCCGGTATCTCTCTCACATCCGATCTCCTcgtccctctcccttctccacctCTTCGGCCGCCTCCGACCTCCTCGCTCCGCCGCTCCGCCGGCCCCCACTCCCTCCGCCCTGCCCCCAGCCGCCGCTGGCACCCGCCCACGCCTAGGCCTCCGCCTTTTAAATTCTCTTCGCTTCGAGGGATGGCGTCTCTCAGAGGCCAGAATGGCTTCTAGCGCTTGGGCCATGGCATATGAAGAGTTTCTCATGTCAGATACTGACGAATTTTTACCTTTGTCACAGGGTTGTTTGCAGAAACTCAAAACGAAGGGCTAGCATACGAAAAGCCATGGATGACTCTCGCTTTCGGCAGGAGAAGGTCCAGAGATTCGAGGAGTTCGTTGATCGCCGCCTGAAGCCCGACCTTGTCCAAGCCGTTGCCCAGCGGTACCTACTGCTCCTCGTCCAATCCTCCTCGTTGCCTTCATTGCTGCAATCAAGGGAGAGTTCTAACCTTTCATTTCTCTTCTTGGTTTCAGGGACAAGGTCTTCCAGCAGCAGAAGGTCTTGTATCCTTTTTTACTCTTCATGGTTTCCTTTTCTAGTGGATGGTTGCTGTATTGATGTGTTTATAGATGCCGAGTTTTTTTGTCTTTGTTTGTATGCTTGACCTGCTGTAATCGTATGAGATAATAGCCAAGATCTCAGGAGGAACATTGAGAATTTGGAGAAAAATGGGGTGACGTCCCTCCGGACCATGGTCAATCTGGGGTCTGAAGTCTACATGCAGGCGGATGTGTAAAGTTCTGATCTTGACTTCTTTCTCAGTGAGAAGTTTGCTCTTTTTATTGCTCTCTTTAAGTGTTCTGGAGTTGACAACAGTTGCTGAACATCGTAAATTAGTTGTGTGTCTGTCATTGAGTATGACAGTCAGATGCATTTTTCTACCGTTGCATTGTAATACACTTGTTTGCATTTGTGGTCATCAATGTATTGATTGGCTCGAACATTCTGACTCATTACCTTTGTATAAAAGAACTTGTCTTAGTTAATTTGGTGTGCTGAATTTGAAATTTTGCTTGGCTGGGTAGACTTAATCAAGAAGAATAGAAGGCAATTGCCATTTCTTTGTTGACAACATATGCGTAGTTGAGAAAGAAAGTTTTAGTTATGGCATTCTTAACATTAGACGTTGGTCTTATGATGTTCAGAAAAGCAAAGAGTGTAAACATTGGTTTTTGAAGAATCTGGATAGCTGAACTAAAGCCCAAGGAATAAATAAGCCAAGTAAAACCTTCAAAGGGATATTTGCAATGTTTCAAAACAATGAATTTGTGGGGAAAATAAAATGAACTGTGCCAGGTAAGCCTGTGTATTGTGCTACTGGATGAATTAGAAATGTAAAATATTGTGTATTTTGGAAGGGTTAATTGTTTCTGAGCATTACCTTGGTATATAGGTGATTTGAGTGCAAAATACATGAATCTTGTATTTCAACTATTATATTTACATTTTGAAGGAGGATGTAGATGGAGACATTTGGGTTTTGAATTCTTTTGGTAAGTCTCTCATGTTCTTTTAGGGTGTATTTGTATTGCTTAAAACAAGTGCTTTTATGGCGTTTAAAGCAAAAAGGCACTTCAATAAAGTGTTTAGTAGTATCATCTAAATTGTGCGTCTACAAGAAGAAATCAAAAAAGCACTTTTAAGAGAAGCTGCAAAACCTAGCTTCtagcttttctttctctttctttaaaGTAAAAACAACACCTAACATGCCCTTAGCTTCTCTATTTAGTTGCCTCATGTTTTGAACAGGCATGTTTGCTGTTGTATATTCACCATCAAGTGACTAACCTGTCAAAACCATTAAACAAAAACATGAAAGAAGGTGTCAAGGCCATGTTCATCTTTTGTGAATGTGGTCTGATATAAGAGCATTGGACCAGCATATTTTTGAGTAGCCTGTATATTAGTCTAATCAATAGTGCAGTCAAAATAGCATTTGTTATTTGTTAATTGTTGGTGATTATTATACCATAATTTGTGTTGTTAATGTTCAATGTTAGTGTTTCTAGGTTTAACTAAATATAGTTAATGTGTGGTGTCTTTTAGAGAAAGGTTTCAAATACTGCTGGGAAAGGGCAGCACAATTGGTACCATATTGTTTCAGCAAAAACCAGTTTGAGGTCCGTACCGGTATTTGAAACCTTGTTTTGTGGAAGTATTTGTGTATATCTTTTAGAAAGTTGAGATGTAATCGATGCATCAGCTCAATCTCTCATCTTTCTTTTATCCCCTCCTTTTCTAGCAGACTCTAATTTTTGAATCATGCTTCACACCAATAATgatcatgatgaacttcttcaacatCATGAGAAGTTACTTCATCCATATGAACAATGCTTGGCTAgaatagaagaaaaaatagaCAATGGATTCATAAAAGCAAGCAATTCAGTTTGAAAAATGAGCAAGAAACATTCAATATTGTTTTGAGAAACTTCAAGCTGTGCTATTACCACTCCTGATAGTTAATATTTCTTCAAATGATCAATTGTCATAGTTGTGTTTCATTCTATGCAAAGTTAAAATCAAGAAGAGGGCAAAGAACCGATCAACAGGAATGATGGAGTTAAAGCTTCATCTTAGAGAcctacttatgtgataacatctcTTACTCCTCCTAGGTTCTTGCATCACGTTCTCCATATCTCGAAACCTGTACAATTGCAAGATCTAAGTATGCCTATGACTTCATTAATCACGATGTTCCATCACATGGAGGCATTCAAGTTCAAGAAAATATTTCGAAGATTGATCATGAGGATCTTATGTTTTGACCCCttaaaatttttgactgaaatGGATGGTCATATTAGAAAAATAGTCTTGCTTTCTCTTCACTTTTTCAAAGATTATGAAGATCCCTATATGCAAGAGTTTGTTGAATAAAATCATATGGTGCTACATCAACAATTGCGAACAAAGATGTTTAATGAGGGGAAGAGTTGGTTGAACCATATCCCTCTCTTTCCATTTGCTTCTCCTCTCTCTTGCCTCTTTCCCCACTTGGCTTAATCCTGTGTTTTAGAAGGCATGCCTAGGTGCAAGACACAGGTGAAGCAGGACCCTGGTGCAGCGCTTCTATTGAGGCAAGGCCGCTTTAGTTAGATGCTAGAACGTGCTAAAGTCATGCACTTTTATCATGGTGCAAGTAGCCAGGTGCATGCTAAGGTGCATCTAAGCAAATCTTGGAAGTTGCGTGTATCCAAATTAACATCCAGCCGTTGATCCCATTTGTTGATATGTTAAAAAGGAAGGAAAGGGGAAAAAAGAGAAAACCTAGGGAGAAAGAAACAATGGAGTGGTGAGTTTCCATCTTTTTCTCCTTCTCCTTGTCCttgtccttctccttcttcttcttcaagaatgCCCCTGCCCCTGCCTCTTCTTCTTCGTCTAAACCTTTTTGTGTTAGATTGACATATCTTATATtaggaattattttaatttatatataacatTTTTTTATCTGTATTtgtgtttataaattgatagttCATTGTTTAATATGTTTAAAATGATGTATTCATTACAATCATGTGcatattgatatttttatgactCACGTCATCAAGGCGCATCTTGCATTGTCCCTAGGCTCCAAGAGACCTTGGGGCCTTAGTGCACATTGAGCCTTTGACAACTATggcttaattatttattatttctgGTGCCAATGGTCAACCAGCTTCTTATCTTGTTTGGACTGGAGGAAtgaaattatatctaaatttgtACACTTCAATCAAGAAAACAGTTCAAAAAAAGATGTAAACTTCACCAGAAGAAAATAACTCCAATATTCAAGTTTATGGTAATATCAGGGTCTTTGAAAGCAATTTGCATGTTGTGTGAATGCTGTTATGGTTGAAGGTGAAGTTTCCGTTATTACTTGGGCTAGGACAGTGGGAAAAAGCTAATGGTAGAGTTCTCTTCTTATCATTCATTACTTAGAGTGAAGATATTATTGATGGGAGAGGTGTTAATTTCTAATGTTTATGGGTTTAAGAGGTATAATAAGTAAGAACATGGAAACTGTAGGTACGTTCACCTCATCTTTTCTTTGCATAATCTTCAATCTCTTGTAGTATAGTATATCTAAAAAAGAGACTGGTTAACTGTCAACTGTAGCTAAATCATAGAGCTTATTAGATTCTCTAGTATCTTTAGAATACTATTAAGTATTAATATATGGTTAAATCTCATAGTACTTTTACAGTTTTACTTATGAAAGGATAATAGATGCATTATCTTTGTATTGTCAAATACAATGGATCCTACCTACATGATATCTTCTAGATTTTGTTCGAAAACAagcttttgttttgtttaattcgCATAGTGTATGGGAATGAATCGGTGAATGCAAGTTGGAATCAGTATGCTTATGATCTTGGGTAAAGTTATTGCTGCTTTGCCTATGCCCTACAGTAGATGTCAAGTCAGGTAGTTAGAAGACCTTTGCTTTGAGCTAGATATTATGCTATTGATTTAGTACCACTTAAGTTGGTATGTTCACATTTATTGATTATTTGTTATGACTATTTTCTCATTGAGATTCAATTCAACTTAATATTTAACTTTTCAGTGCTTTGGTATGAATTGATAAAGAGCCTGCTGACTTGATACCATCAAATCAGTTCAATCTCTTTGTATCAGACTTAGCCGTCTTTGTCTTAaacatagtcaattccttgtttgtatatttttttttcttaattttgttAGATATTTGTATGTACATAATCTGTTaaagttttatatttattattctgtTTTAGTCAGTAATTTTCTTTATGTGCATGCCTGCAGGCCTGATACATGCCACATATTTGTTGATATTGGATTGGGTTTTCATGTGGAATTCACTTGGTCAGAAGCATTGGACTTCATTTCAGTGAGGGAAGCAAGGCTAGCAAGGTACCAGCCGTCTTTTTTTACCATACACTGCTCATGCTTCCCCTATATGCACACGTGGCCACATATTTACACCTTAGTAGCAGTAAGCTCCTTTCTGGATTGACCCACCCACTTCAAAGTCTCTCAGGAAACTGGCTCTTTCCAagtgcttcctttttttttttttttttgagagagagagagagagagatctgctTCCAAAACTTCCCATTCTCCCACTAGGAATATACTAAAATTGCACCAGCAGTTGACTAGGAATCAAACAGAGACATAGGTTATCAGTTCAACTAATTCTTTGTGACTCTGCATGATTTACATGACATTTGCATGTGTGTGTGCATGCCATGTGTTGTGAGCTTGTTTCTTAAACTGAAACATGAGGATAAGGGAGATTGCTTGCAGGCTTTGGTGATTAAAGTGTGGATTTTCTGATGAGATAATGCATGAGAAAAGTTCTTTTCAACAATCAGTTCTTTATCTTTAATTTGTTAGTTAACCTATTGTTCTTTATTTGCTTGCATATCTGCAGTTTGATTATCACCTTCTTTCTGTGTCAGCTTCTGCTCTGGCAAAAAAAGGGAAATAATGATGGGATTGGAATCTGGGAATTTAGTCTTTATAGGAACACAGAATATTGCAAGTCATATTTCTGTAAAGATGGTCCTATATATGGGTAAGGCTTATTGGTTATATCATATACCAGATAGATATCTTTCTCCATATAATGGTAGTCACGTTGGAATTAAGCATTGTCACTGTGATGAAAGCCCACAGGTAATTCCGTAATTGACTTGGAAGATATGCCAGTGGAATGGTACTAATTGTCCTACAATTTCTCCTTGGATGGTAAACTGTCAATTAGTGGAGAGTAGATACTGTAGGGTTGTAACTTAAATCTGGGCTCGATCCTAATTCACCTGATTTTATAAGTTGACTCTATAAGGTCTTTTCTTCAGTTGGTGATTGTGAGGAATCATGGAGAAGATGACTAGTCTGTTGATTGTGGTAGCATTCCATTTCTTATCTTCCTAGAAATGCTAATGAGTTGGAAACCAACCAATCCAAATAGTGAAGCATATTTGTTGGAATAAGACCTTTTACTTTTTATTTCGTTCATTCCAATGCTTGAGACATTttcttttgcttggatttttcttgTTTATGTTGTTCTGATtttttcatcttatatttttgcatAATGTTCatccttttttttaaatttttgacagGCAAATAGATGAGTACACTCACCTTATTGCAAACATCAAAGCTCAAATAAAATTGGTATGTGTTATCTCACTCTCTCATGTGCGCACAAGCACACACGAACACACACACAAGCACAAAAATATAGCATCTGGGCCCAGTAATTTGGAACCATAGGATCTGCAAAATCTTGCCTGAACTTGGTGACATGCTAAAAGTCAATCTTTTCAGCTGCATTGTCATTTTTGAAGGGAACAATAGGCACCATGGTGCCTCAAGAATTTTATTGTAGATTATTAAGAACATATACGAAGAGAACAACTaaggggggaaaaaaaagaagaaaaacaaagaggagaaaaaaataaagcatAAGGACAAGGTTCACAATATTGGTATCGGATCTTATACTGGTAAAATTCTATTATAGTGTCAGTATACGGTTCGATACTGTGCAATAATATTGGTACAGAGTAGTACAACATACCAGTATGGTATGGGACGTTCCATATCAGATGGTATGGGGCAGTACAGCAAAGCTTCCAAAGGCTAGTGACCTTCTCATTTTACTATTCTTTTTCTGAATAAATGATTCACATCCTCTATGTCTATCTGAGAAAGCGGCAGCCTCCAAAAACTCAGCAACCCTTTGTTTCAGTGGATGACATCCATCATCTACCAGAGTCCCCTTTCTGAACACCCTTCTACTCCTCTCTAACCGTATCTGCGAACTGACAGCTGCAACCATCATGACTCATTCTTTTTCTATCCCTTGCTCTTATCCTTCATCATGGATAGGTTCCACAGATCTACCTTTAGCCAGTCTACTACGGTATTTCAGCAATCTCAGTAAATGTATATAGACCTCCTTTGCAAATTGCAATTTGAAAAAAGATGATCCAACGATCCGCACATTGACATTGTATTACTAGTAATGATGCATCACCTGACCTCTCTAACACAAAAGAAGAAAAGTTCAAATAACCTAAAGGTTTTATGTGTTGAAGGTTGAACTCTAATCTAATTGCATTTTCCTCTGTAAATTTTAGTGACAACTGATAAGGTGGAAGGATAGGAAACTTTAGTATTTCTAGAAAGCAGCTGTAATATGCATGGTGCATATGCATGTGGATGCATATGCACATACCTATGTGGTGGGTTtgttagaaatatttaaaaataaatataatttgtaAAGCTGGGTAAAATAAGTCAAAGTGCAGAAATAATTGAGTCAAATCTtgtgcgtgagagagagagagaaagaatttGAGTATACCCTTCTACACATATTCGAAATCTTATTTTACTAAAGTGTGATATGTTAACcaaaaacaataataataataataacaaatatCCTTGTGAGATGTGCTCAGATTTCTGTTCGGCCAATAATGCAAATGAATTTATGATTATCAAATGATGAACAAAATCTtgtgcgtgagagagagagagaaagaatttGAGTATACCCTTCTACACATATTCGAAATCTTATTTTACTATAGTGTGATATGTTAACcaaaaacaataataataataataaatatccttGTGAGATGTGCTCAGATTTCTGTTAGGCCAATAATGCAAATGAATTTATGATTATCAAATGATGAACAATCCCAAGAAAAGCACTAAGGGTGCATGACATATAGCTAAGTTTAGAGTTCCTAGCTAGTAGACAAGACATGTGGTATTTAAGTTACTAATTTTCAAAAAGACACCTAAAATATCTTTCCTTCATGACGGGACTTATCATCTATCATCATAAGTCATATATGCTCAAGTTGCAGAGGCACCTGGCAATTTGATGTGTGGCTGAGGGCCAACGTGATGCTTTGCATTGGTGAGCTTATAAGCAGCCGCATGAACCAGATTTTGGAACATCAGGAAACTTCTAGGTTAACTTAATGAAACCAAGTGAGTGGTACTACTTTGTGAAGATGTTATAATATCTGCTTCACAGAAAGATTAAACAATGTCATTTGTCATTGTTTCTAGATATGAGATAAGATTAAACAATGTCATTTGACAACCATATTTGGTCAGTCATCGGGGTTTAGGTGATTGTTGACATTGTGTAGGACCATTGCTTGCATTTACAAGGCATGCTTAAATTGTAACCTCTTTCATCAATTTGTCAAGGGATTGTAGAATCCTAGTCACCAGCctcaaagaaaaaggaaaaaaaaatgaatatgatGAAGCATTTTTAAGATGCCATCATCAtcttattgatcaattgattaagaATATGCATCTTGAATATTATTACATCATTTTATCTTATGGTAAATGACATTTGTTGAGTGCTGTCTGTATTATCCGATTTTTAATTAGCTTTTACATGCCAACATATTGTGCTTTCAGGTTAGCGAAGGTATTCGGGAGTTGCTTCAAATACCAGCAGAATGATGTGCATAGCATTCAATTTTGATGGGTCTCTAGCTTTGCTGTTGTTGTTGATGTTGCATACAGCAAGATGGACAACTCATCTATGCAGAAGATAAGCACAGCTTAGGGTTGCTATACTCTTAGCGAATACAATTATGCATTTCACAAATTTTGTACCGTTAGATATTCTA
This genomic window from Elaeis guineensis isolate ETL-2024a chromosome 13, EG11, whole genome shotgun sequence contains:
- the LOC105056135 gene encoding uncharacterized protein isoform X2; this encodes MKSFSCQILTNFYLCHRVVCRNSKRRASIRKAMDDSRFRQEKVQRFEEFVDRRLKPDLVQAVAQRDKVFQQQKVFQDLRRNIENLEKNGVTSLRTMVNLGSEVYMQADVPDTCHIFVDIGLGFHVEFTWSEALDFISVREARLARLAKVFGSCFKYQQNDVHSIQF
- the LOC105056135 gene encoding uncharacterized protein isoform X1; amino-acid sequence: MKSFSCQILTNFYLCHRVVCRNSKRRASIRKAMDDSRFRQEKVQRFEEFVDRRLKPDLVQAVAQRDKVFQQQKVFQDLRRNIENLEKNGVTSLRTMVNLGSEVYMQADVPDTCHIFVDIGLGFHVEFTWSEALDFISVREARLARQIDEYTHLIANIKAQIKLVSEGIRELLQIPAE
- the LOC105056135 gene encoding uncharacterized protein isoform X3, which gives rise to MDDSRFRQEKVQRFEEFVDRRLKPDLVQAVAQRDKVFQQQKVFQDLRRNIENLEKNGVTSLRTMVNLGSEVYMQADVPDTCHIFVDIGLGFHVEFTWSEALDFISVREARLARQIDEYTHLIANIKAQIKLVSEGIRELLQIPAE